The Pseudomonas sp. HOU2 DNA window ACGCGACCCACGGCCAGCAGCATCCACTGGAATTCATCGCCAGCCAGCAACTGGATGATCTCAGCCGACCGGGCAAACATCTGGATCTGGAAAGCCTGACCCTGTGGCTGGCGCAGCAGGCCGGTCAGCCGTACATGCGCATCGACCCGTTGAAGATCAACGTTGCGGCGATCACCCCGCTGATGTCCTACGCCTTTGCCCAACGGCACAAGATTCTTGCGGTAGCGGTCGACCGCGATGCGGTGGTGGTCGCCAGCGCCCAGCCCTACGTCACCGGTTGGGAGGCCGACCTGACCCATGTGCTGAAGCTGCCGATCAAACGGGTGGTCGCCAACCCGGTGGACATCCAGCGCTTCAGCGTCGAGTTCTTCCGCCTCGCCAAATCGGTCAGCGGCGCCAGCACTGCCGACGCGCAGAGCGGCAACCTCGGCAACTTCGAACAACTGCTCAACCTCGGCGCCAGCGATCAGGAGCCGGATGCCAACGACGCGCACATCGTCAACATCGTCGACTGGCTGTTCCAGTACGCCTTCCAGCAGCGCGCCAGTGATATCCACATCGAACCGCGTCGCGAACAGGGCACCGTGCGCTTTCGCATCGACGGCGTGCTGCACAACGTCTATCAATTCCCGCCGCAGGTGACCATGGCGATCGTCAGTCGCCTGAAAAGCCTCGGGCGGATGAACGTCGCCGAGAAGCGCAAACCCCAGGACGGCCGGGTCAAGACCAAGACCCCGGACGGTGGCGAAGTGGAGCTGCGGCTTTCAACGCTGCCCACCGCGTTTGGCGAAAAAATGGTCATGCGGATTTTTGACCCGGAAGTACTGCTCAAGGATTTCGATCAGTTGGGCTTTTCCGCCGACGACCTGCGCCGCTGGCAGGACATGACCCGCCAGCCCAACGGCATCATTCTGGTCACCGGGCCGACCGGTTCAGGCAAGACCACCACGCTCTACACCACGCTGAAGAAACTGGCGACGCCGGAAATCAACCTCTGCACCATCGAAGACCCGATCGAAATGGTCGAGCCGGCCTTCAACCAGATGCAGGTGCAGCACAACATCGACCTGAGCTTCGCCGCCGGCGTGCGTGCGCTGATGCGGCAAGACCCGGACATCATCATGATCGGCGAGATCCGCGACCTGGAAACCGCGGAAATGGCGATTCAGGCTGCACTCACCGGCCACCTGGTGCTGTCGACCCTGCACACCAACGATGCGCCCAGCGCGATCAGCCGTCTGCTGGAACTCGGCGTGCCGCACTATCTGATCAAAGCCACGGTGCTCGGGGTCATGGCCCAGCGCCTGGTACGCACCCTGTGCCCGCACTGCAAGGCGCCGCTGACGCTGGAAGAGGACGATTGGCAGACCTTGACCCGCCCGTGGCAAGCGCCGCTGCCGGGCAATGCGCAACGGGCCATCGGTTGTCTGGAGTGCCGCGACACCGGTTATCGCGGACGCGCCGGGGTCTACGAAATCATGCAGTTGAGCGATAACCTCAAAGCCCTCATAACCCCGGACACCGACCTCACCGCCATCCGCCGGCAAGCCTTCAAGGAAGGCATGCGCAGCCTGCGCCTGTCGGGCGCGCAAAAGGTCGCGGCGGGGCTGACCACCCTTGAAGAAGTGCTGCGGGTTACGCCGCAGAGCGAGCAGAAATAGGCCACTACGGAACCGGATCGGGGAAATCGCAATCCAACGCCGTAGTTAACCCCCAGGAGTCACTCAATCATGCGTCTCAAACTTGCTGTCGCCACCCTTGCCTTGCTGTCCCTTCCCGTTGGTTCAGCGATGGCCGACAGCTTTTGGCGTAACGTCATTTCCTCCGGCGCCACCACCGGTTCGACCTACCTGACCTTCAAGGATCACAAGCTGATCGTTGCCGCACAGGACGATGCCGGCAGCTTCGTCGCCAGCGATGGCGGCATCCGTGGGCCGTACCTGGAAGCAGCGATGCAGAAAGTCCGCGCCGACAATCCGGGCCTGCAAGCCACGGACATGGAACTGGCGAATGCGATTCTGGCGAAGAACGCAGTGGCTTCCGAGTAAGCCCGGCGCCAACAAAAATGCCGCTCGATCGAGCGGCATTTTTTTAAGCAAAAAAACAAAAGATCGCAGCCTTCAGCAGCTCCTACAGGGATCAGTGTAGGAGCTGCCGAAGGCTGCGATCTTTTGCTCTTCAGCGGTAATCGTCCACCGGGACGCAAGCACAAAACAGATTGCGATCCCCATAAACGTTATCCACCCGATTCACCGCCGGCCAATACTTGTGCGCCTTGGTGTGCGCATCCGGGGTGACGCCCTGTTCGATGCTGTAAGGCCGCTCCCAGACGCCAGTGACATCCGCCAAGGTATGCGGCGCACGTTTCAGCGGATTGTCCTCCGCCGGCCAGTTGCCGTTCTGCACTTCGGTGATTTCTGCACGAATGCTCAGCATGGCGCCGATAAAGCGGTCCAGTTCGGCCTTGGATTCGCTCTCGGTCGGTTCGACCATCAACGTCCCCGGCACCGGGAATGACATCGTCGGCGCATGGAAGCCATAGTCCATCAGACGCTTGGCGACGTCCTCTTCACTGATCCCGGTCTGCGCCTTCAACGGCCGCAAATCGAGAATGCATTCATGGGCCACCCTCCCGTTGCGCCCGGTGTAGAGCACCGGAAATGCGCCGGATAAATGCTGCGCCAGATAATTCGCCGCGAGGATCGCCACTTCGCTGGCATCGGCCAGTTGCGGCCCCATCATCGCGATGTACATCCAACTGATCGGCAAGATGCTCGCACTGCCCCACGGCGCCGCACTGACCGCGCCGTTCTGCGGCAGCGGACCATCAATCGGCACCACCGGGTGATTGGCGACAAATGGCGCCAGATGCGCGCGAATACCGATCGGCCCCATGCCCGGCCCGCCGCCGCCATGGGGAATGCAAAAGGTCTTGTGCAGGTTCATGTGCGACACATCGGCGCCGATGTCCGCCGGCCGCGCCAGCCCGACCTGCGCATTGAGGTTGGCGCCGTCCATGTACACCTGCCCGCCGTGCTGGTGGATCACTTCGCAGATTTCGCTGATGCCCTCCTCGTACACACCATGGGTCGATGGATAGGTCGCCATCAGGCACGACAACTTGTCGCCCGCCTCGGTGGCCTTGGTTTTCAGGTCGTCCAAATCGACGTTGCCGGCCTCGTCGCACTCGACGATCACCACGCGCATCCCGGCCATTTGCGCCGAGGCCGGGTTGGTGCCGTGGGCCGAGGACGGAATCAGGCAAATGTCCCGCCCGCCCTGATGCCGGCTCTCGTGATATTTGCGAATCGCCAGCAGCCCGGCGTACTCGCCCTGAGCGCCGGAGTTCGGTTGCATGCAGATCGCATCGAACCCGGTAATCGCGCACAACCAGCGCTCCAGCTCTTCGATCATCAAGGTGTAACCGGCCGCCTGCTCCCGTGGCGCGAACGGGTGCAGATTGGCGAACTGCGGCCAGGTGATCGGAATCATCTCGCTGGTGGCATTGAGTTTCATGGTGCAGGAGCCCAGCGGGATCATCGACTGGTTGAGCGCCAGATCCTTGTTCTCCAGTTGCTTGAGGTAGCGCAGCATCTCGGTTTCGCTGTGATGCGCGTTGAACACCGGGTGGCGCAGGTACGGCGTGGTGCGCTGCAACTGGCCGGGAATGCCGGAAATCAGCGCTTCTGCATCAATTTCGTCGACATTCAACCCATGATCGGCGCCCAGCAGCACATCAAACAATTTAGCCACCGTGCTTTCATCGCACGTCTCATCGAGGCTCAACCCCACTCGCCCACGGCCAAGAATCCGCAAGTTGATCTGCGCAGCCTTGGCGCTGTCGATGATCGCGCTCTGCGCGCCGCCAACCTCCAGCGTGAGGGTGTCGAAAAACTGCCCGTTGACCCGCTGCAGGCCATGGCGCTCCAGGCCCGCCGCCAGAATGCAGGTCAGCCGATGAACCCGCTGGGCGATGCGTTTCAAGCCTTGCGGCCCGTGATAAACCGCGTAGCAACTGGCGATGTTGGCCAACAGCACCTGCGCGGTGCAGATGTTTGAGTTGGCCTTCTCGCGGCGAATATGTTGCTCACGGGTTTGCAGGGCCATGCGCAACGCCACATTGCCACGGGCGTCTTTCGACACGCCGATGATCCGCCCGGGAATCGCCCGTTTGTATTCCTCGCGGCTGGCGAAAAACGCCGCGTGCGGGCCACCGTAGCCCATCGGTACGCCAAAGCGCTGGGACGAACCGAACACCACATCCGCACCCAGTTCACCCGGCGGCGTCAACAGCAACAGACTTAGCAGATCCGCCGCCACACAGGCCAGCGCCTGCTGCGCGTGCAGTTGATCGATCACCGGGCGCAGATCACGGATATCGCCGTGGGTGTCGGGATACTGCAGCAACGCGCCGAACACCTGATGCCGGCTGAGGTTATCCACAGCATCGACGATCAACTCGAAGCCAAAACCTTCGGCGCGGGTCTGCACCACGGAAATGGTCTGAGGGTGACAATTCTCATCGACGAAGAACAGATTGCTCTTCGACTTCGCCACACGTTTAGCCAGCGCCATGGCTTCAGCGGCAGCGGTGGCTTCGTCGAGCAACGAAGCATTGGCCAGTTCAAGCCCGGTGAGGTCGATGGTCAGTTGCTGGAAATTCAGCAGCGCTTCGAGACGGCCCTGGGCGATCTCCGGTTGATACGGGGTGTACGCGGTGTACCAGCCGGGATTTTCCAGCACGTTGCGCAGGATGACGGTCGGCGTCAGCGTGCCGTGGTAGCCCATGCCGATCAGGCTGGTCCACACCTGATTCTGCTCGGCATAACCGCGCAGTTTGGCCAGCGCCGCCTGCTCGTCGAGGGCCGGCGGCAAGTCCAGCGCCCGATTCAGGCGAATGCCCGGCGGCACCGTCTGCTCGATCAGTTCGACCCGGCTGCCGAGGCCCAGGCTGTCGAGCATCGCCTGCTGTTCGGCGGCGTCGGGGCCCAAATGGCGGCGCAGGAAGGCTTCGGGGTCGCGTAACTGGCTCAAGGATGGCAACTGGGACATGACGGGCTCTCTCTTGGCTGGCGCTCGGCGTCAATGCAACACGGTCAAACCAGCATAGCAGCCGATCCCGACGCGCACGGCTTGGCGGCGCCGGGTGTTCCGGGGCATGCTGTAGCGCCTGCATCAGGCGTCCAACTTTCGGATGATCGAACCCTCATGAGCCAACTGCCGTTCCTGCCGTTTTCCAAACCTGTCATCGATGAAGCCACGATTGCCGCCGTCGGCGACGTGCTGCGCTCCGGCTGGATCACCAGCGGGCCGAAGGTCCAGGCCTTTGAAGCACAGCTGTCGGAATACTTCGGCGGGCGCCCGGTGCGCACCTTCAACTCCGGCACCTGCACCATGGAAATCGCCTTGCGCATCGCCGGTATCGGGCCGGGCGATGAAGTGATCACCACGCCGATTTCCTGGGTCGCCACCGCCAACGTGATCCTCGAAGTCGGCGCCACGCCGGTGTTCGCCGACATCGACCCGGTGACCCGCAATATTGATCTGAACAAACTCGAAGCGGCGATCACCCCCCGCACCAAAGCGGTGATTCCGGTGTACCTCGCCGGCCTGCCAGTAGATATGGATCGGCTATATGCCATCGCGCGCAAACACAACCTGCGGATTGTCGAAGACGCCGCTCAGGCGTTGGGTTCGAGCTGGAACGGCCAGCGCATCGGCGCCACCGGCGATTTCGTGTCGTTCAGCTTTCAGGCGAACAAGAACGTCACCTGTTCCGAGGGCGGCTGCCTGGTGCTGAACACCCCGGAAGAGGCGCGGCTGGCGGAGAAGTACCGCTTGCAGGGCGTGACCCGCAATGGCTTCGACGGCCTCGACGTTGATGTGCTCGGCGGCAAGTTCAACATGACCGATGTCGCCGCCACCATCGGCCTCGGCCAGTTCGCCCATATCGAGGCGCTGACCGCCCATCGTCAGGAACTGGCCCGGCACTACTTCAAATGTTTTGGCGATGACTTCGAAGCGACTTATGGCGCGCAACTGCCGCCAGCGGATTTCACCCAGAGCAACTGGCATCTGTTCCAGTTGGTGCTGCCGGAGCGCAAGGACGGTTTGCCGGCGCGGGCCACGTTCATGGAGCAGATGCAGGCGCACGGCATCGGCATCGGTTATCACTACCCGCCGATTCACTTGCTGAGTCTGTACCGCGAGCGCGGTTTCAAGGAAGGGATGTTGCCGGTGGCCGAGCGCGTCGGGCGACTGATTGTGTCGTTGCCGATGTTCACCAGCATGACCAAGGACGACGTCGAGCGTTCGGTGGCGGCAGTCAAAGCCGTATTGAAGCCCTGATCAATGTCGGAGCTGCCGCAGGCTGCGATCTTTTGATCTTGTCTTTAAAAACAAAGTCAAAAGATCGCAGCCTGCGGCAGCTCCTACAGGGGGCGAGGATTATTCGCCGATTGCAGCCTTGTAGGCGGCGGCGTCCAGCA harbors:
- a CDS encoding ATPase, T2SS/T4P/T4SS family, coding for MSVQLATQDRWLDLNDVLRELVAQGFISQDSAEQALNARRRHATHGQQHPLEFIASQQLDDLSRPGKHLDLESLTLWLAQQAGQPYMRIDPLKINVAAITPLMSYAFAQRHKILAVAVDRDAVVVASAQPYVTGWEADLTHVLKLPIKRVVANPVDIQRFSVEFFRLAKSVSGASTADAQSGNLGNFEQLLNLGASDQEPDANDAHIVNIVDWLFQYAFQQRASDIHIEPRREQGTVRFRIDGVLHNVYQFPPQVTMAIVSRLKSLGRMNVAEKRKPQDGRVKTKTPDGGEVELRLSTLPTAFGEKMVMRIFDPEVLLKDFDQLGFSADDLRRWQDMTRQPNGIILVTGPTGSGKTTTLYTTLKKLATPEINLCTIEDPIEMVEPAFNQMQVQHNIDLSFAAGVRALMRQDPDIIMIGEIRDLETAEMAIQAALTGHLVLSTLHTNDAPSAISRLLELGVPHYLIKATVLGVMAQRLVRTLCPHCKAPLTLEEDDWQTLTRPWQAPLPGNAQRAIGCLECRDTGYRGRAGVYEIMQLSDNLKALITPDTDLTAIRRQAFKEGMRSLRLSGAQKVAAGLTTLEEVLRVTPQSEQK
- a CDS encoding DUF2388 domain-containing protein; the protein is MMRLKLAVATLALLSLPVGSAMADSFWRNVISSGATTGSTYLTFKDHKLIVAAQDDAGSFVASDGGIRGPYLEAAMQKVRADNPGLQATDMELANAILAKNAVASE
- the gcvP gene encoding aminomethyl-transferring glycine dehydrogenase; the protein is MSQLPSLSQLRDPEAFLRRHLGPDAAEQQAMLDSLGLGSRVELIEQTVPPGIRLNRALDLPPALDEQAALAKLRGYAEQNQVWTSLIGMGYHGTLTPTVILRNVLENPGWYTAYTPYQPEIAQGRLEALLNFQQLTIDLTGLELANASLLDEATAAAEAMALAKRVAKSKSNLFFVDENCHPQTISVVQTRAEGFGFELIVDAVDNLSRHQVFGALLQYPDTHGDIRDLRPVIDQLHAQQALACVAADLLSLLLLTPPGELGADVVFGSSQRFGVPMGYGGPHAAFFASREEYKRAIPGRIIGVSKDARGNVALRMALQTREQHIRREKANSNICTAQVLLANIASCYAVYHGPQGLKRIAQRVHRLTCILAAGLERHGLQRVNGQFFDTLTLEVGGAQSAIIDSAKAAQINLRILGRGRVGLSLDETCDESTVAKLFDVLLGADHGLNVDEIDAEALISGIPGQLQRTTPYLRHPVFNAHHSETEMLRYLKQLENKDLALNQSMIPLGSCTMKLNATSEMIPITWPQFANLHPFAPREQAAGYTLMIEELERWLCAITGFDAICMQPNSGAQGEYAGLLAIRKYHESRHQGGRDICLIPSSAHGTNPASAQMAGMRVVIVECDEAGNVDLDDLKTKATEAGDKLSCLMATYPSTHGVYEEGISEICEVIHQHGGQVYMDGANLNAQVGLARPADIGADVSHMNLHKTFCIPHGGGGPGMGPIGIRAHLAPFVANHPVVPIDGPLPQNGAVSAAPWGSASILPISWMYIAMMGPQLADASEVAILAANYLAQHLSGAFPVLYTGRNGRVAHECILDLRPLKAQTGISEEDVAKRLMDYGFHAPTMSFPVPGTLMVEPTESESKAELDRFIGAMLSIRAEITEVQNGNWPAEDNPLKRAPHTLADVTGVWERPYSIEQGVTPDAHTKAHKYWPAVNRVDNVYGDRNLFCACVPVDDYR
- a CDS encoding DegT/DnrJ/EryC1/StrS aminotransferase family protein — encoded protein: MSQLPFLPFSKPVIDEATIAAVGDVLRSGWITSGPKVQAFEAQLSEYFGGRPVRTFNSGTCTMEIALRIAGIGPGDEVITTPISWVATANVILEVGATPVFADIDPVTRNIDLNKLEAAITPRTKAVIPVYLAGLPVDMDRLYAIARKHNLRIVEDAAQALGSSWNGQRIGATGDFVSFSFQANKNVTCSEGGCLVLNTPEEARLAEKYRLQGVTRNGFDGLDVDVLGGKFNMTDVAATIGLGQFAHIEALTAHRQELARHYFKCFGDDFEATYGAQLPPADFTQSNWHLFQLVLPERKDGLPARATFMEQMQAHGIGIGYHYPPIHLLSLYRERGFKEGMLPVAERVGRLIVSLPMFTSMTKDDVERSVAAVKAVLKP